One region of Peribacillus simplex genomic DNA includes:
- a CDS encoding YhgE/Pip domain-containing protein, with translation MKSSLIKQEFLGLFKNKKLLIPIIAILFIPILYSGMFLWAFWDPYDRLEDLPVAIVNNDSGAELEGEEIKLGDEFVEKLKKSKDFNFQFVDRKTGYKNLEDQKYYLLVEVPENFSKNATTLMDEKPKKLELKYVPNESFNFLSAQIGETAVQKIQMALAEKVTETYAETMFDIITEMGEGFQSTDEAAGKLKDGILDVDNGAKTLEEKLTSLAEKQVEFTGGTKKVQDGTVELQKGAKTLADGLGQLSNAQNQLIDGAKKAEDGAGSLQSGIEKTHTGIGTVEEKMNELVSGTEKIHDGSKQLKGSLQQLESGSNSLADGASGLKEGVSTLQSTLDPYLGALPKEQQDALKQAFDNLSAGATKLESGNKELANSAGQIQAGASSLSENISTLNSGQKALQTGVSQLNEGAGQLETGAAQLKEGQSQLRVGLVTFGEKLSEAATGSQNLASGSATLADGVNQLTAGSAALADGSSQLADGSSKIVSGTSKLAEGSTEFKDKINKAAKDSADINAGEETYNMVAEPVKVEKESINKVPNYGTGFAPYFLSLGLFVGALLLSIVFPLREPIGIPKNGFTWFLSKFGIIAAVGIIQAIIASGLTLVLLDMEVKSVPLFVMFSIITSLVFITLIQLLVTTLGDPGRFIAIVILILQLTTSAGTFPLELIPEPLQIFNNWLPMTFSVRGFKEVISSGNFGLMWQNVYVLLGFTISFMILTLLYFVVKYKKSYSGVSETTEN, from the coding sequence TTGAAATCTAGTTTAATAAAACAGGAGTTCCTTGGCCTGTTTAAAAATAAAAAACTGCTTATTCCGATTATCGCAATTCTGTTTATTCCTATTTTGTATAGTGGCATGTTCTTATGGGCTTTTTGGGATCCGTATGATCGTCTTGAAGATTTACCAGTTGCCATTGTTAATAATGACTCCGGTGCTGAGTTAGAGGGAGAAGAAATAAAACTAGGAGATGAATTTGTAGAAAAACTGAAGAAAAGTAAGGACTTTAATTTTCAGTTTGTTGATCGTAAAACAGGCTACAAAAACTTAGAGGATCAAAAATATTATTTACTAGTAGAAGTTCCAGAGAATTTTTCAAAAAACGCGACGACGTTAATGGATGAAAAGCCGAAAAAACTTGAATTAAAGTATGTTCCAAATGAAAGCTTTAACTTCTTATCAGCTCAAATAGGAGAAACAGCAGTTCAAAAAATCCAAATGGCTCTTGCAGAAAAAGTAACTGAGACATATGCAGAGACCATGTTTGACATCATTACTGAAATGGGCGAAGGGTTTCAGTCAACGGATGAAGCAGCTGGGAAACTGAAAGATGGAATCCTGGACGTTGATAATGGTGCAAAAACTTTAGAAGAAAAATTAACATCATTAGCTGAAAAACAAGTTGAATTTACAGGTGGTACCAAGAAAGTTCAGGACGGTACCGTTGAGTTACAAAAAGGAGCAAAAACTCTTGCTGATGGTTTAGGCCAGTTATCTAACGCTCAAAATCAATTGATTGACGGAGCGAAAAAGGCAGAAGATGGGGCAGGAAGTCTTCAGTCTGGAATTGAAAAGACTCATACTGGCATCGGTACAGTTGAAGAGAAGATGAATGAACTTGTTTCGGGTACGGAAAAAATTCATGATGGAAGTAAGCAACTGAAAGGTTCCTTGCAACAGTTAGAGTCAGGTTCAAATAGCTTAGCTGATGGAGCATCAGGATTGAAAGAAGGTGTATCGACTCTTCAATCGACCTTAGACCCATATTTGGGGGCTTTACCAAAAGAACAGCAAGATGCATTGAAGCAAGCATTTGATAATTTATCAGCTGGCGCTACAAAGCTTGAATCAGGGAATAAAGAGCTTGCTAATTCTGCTGGTCAGATTCAAGCAGGTGCCTCTAGCCTTTCTGAAAATATTTCGACCCTGAATAGTGGCCAAAAAGCACTTCAAACAGGTGTCTCTCAATTAAATGAAGGAGCAGGTCAATTAGAAACAGGGGCTGCTCAATTAAAAGAAGGTCAATCTCAATTAAGAGTAGGTCTAGTAACATTCGGTGAGAAATTATCAGAAGCAGCAACCGGTAGCCAAAACCTCGCTTCAGGTTCAGCGACACTTGCAGATGGAGTCAATCAGCTTACAGCAGGATCGGCAGCATTAGCAGATGGATCTAGTCAATTAGCGGATGGTTCTAGTAAAATTGTAAGTGGAACAAGTAAGTTGGCGGAAGGGTCGACAGAGTTTAAGGATAAAATCAATAAAGCGGCTAAAGATTCAGCAGATATTAATGCTGGTGAAGAAACGTATAACATGGTTGCAGAGCCTGTTAAGGTTGAAAAAGAAAGCATCAATAAAGTTCCGAACTATGGAACTGGTTTTGCTCCTTACTTCCTATCATTAGGTTTGTTTGTAGGTGCATTATTGCTCTCAATTGTCTTTCCATTAAGAGAGCCGATTGGAATTCCGAAAAACGGGTTCACTTGGTTCTTAAGTAAATTTGGCATTATTGCTGCAGTAGGTATTATCCAAGCAATTATAGCCTCAGGATTAACATTAGTACTGCTTGATATGGAAGTGAAAAGTGTACCGTTATTCGTAATGTTCTCGATTATAACGAGTTTGGTATTCATTACATTGATTCAGTTGCTTGTAACAACATTGGGAGATCCAGGTCGTTTCATCGCGATTGTTATCTTGATCTTACAATTAACGACAAGTGCTGGAACATTCCCACTTGAATTAATACCAGAACCATTACAAATATTCAATAATTGGTTACCGATGACCTTCTCAGTTAGAGGATTTAAAGAGGTTATATCAAGTGGTAACTTTGGTTTAATGTGGCAAAACGTCTATGTTTTACTTGGCTTTACAATTAGCTTTATGATATTGACATTACTTTACTTTGTCGTTAAGTATAAGAAAAGCTATTCAGGAGTAAGCGAAACTACTGAAAATTAA
- a CDS encoding DUF5392 family protein, whose product MNIKINNIPRFMQSEIEKLQSELSPLLKKNMKYSFFSTIMIGFSIINLFFLLFKNDSYPISKIALAIYALVGAIGFALLKENKHNQKEIVKMSQKHMLERMKESNYLTDARKNNYYKKVNEQPLSAMNVFLEFLAEEQQRKNKSFHDE is encoded by the coding sequence ATGAATATTAAGATAAATAATATACCGCGTTTCATGCAATCCGAAATCGAAAAACTTCAATCAGAATTGTCCCCATTATTGAAGAAAAATATGAAATACAGTTTTTTTTCAACCATAATGATAGGGTTTTCCATCATAAATCTATTTTTTCTTTTATTTAAAAACGACTCATACCCAATCTCTAAAATTGCTCTTGCAATATATGCATTAGTCGGTGCTATTGGATTTGCCCTTTTAAAGGAAAACAAACACAACCAAAAAGAAATAGTGAAAATGAGCCAGAAGCATATGCTGGAGAGAATGAAAGAAAGCAACTACTTAACCGATGCCAGGAAAAATAATTACTATAAAAAGGTAAATGAGCAGCCGCTATCTGCAATGAATGTCTTTTTGGAGTTTCTTGCGGAAGAACAACAAAGGAAGAATAAATCTTTCCATGATGAATAA
- a CDS encoding general stress protein has translation MDNRFIAIYENENEATSAVENLKEQGYTSDQISVVAKKIDKLPKEAEEVSPTKPDGFVAGAAAGGAVGLTGLLIGMSALAIPGIGPILAAGPIFATFGGAAAGAASGAGGLRKPLLNIGLEEAEVDRYVEDIKSGKILVIADPVLSK, from the coding sequence ATGGACAATAGGTTTATAGCAATATATGAGAATGAAAACGAAGCAACTTCAGCAGTCGAAAATTTAAAGGAACAAGGATATACATCCGATCAAATATCAGTAGTTGCCAAAAAAATTGATAAATTACCAAAGGAAGCCGAGGAAGTCAGCCCAACAAAGCCTGATGGATTCGTAGCAGGGGCAGCGGCCGGCGGAGCTGTCGGTTTGACAGGTTTACTTATTGGAATGAGTGCATTGGCAATACCTGGAATTGGTCCGATTTTGGCAGCAGGCCCGATTTTCGCCACTTTTGGCGGAGCCGCTGCCGGGGCAGCTTCAGGAGCAGGGGGATTGAGGAAGCCATTATTGAATATTGGACTGGAGGAAGCTGAAGTCGATCGATATGTGGAAGATATCAAGTCCGGAAAAATCCTTGTCATTGCAGATCCCGTTTTAAGTAAATGA